From the genome of Haloarcula taiwanensis:
CGTTCAGCGCCTTCGCCGCGGACGACGCTGCGATGAACGGCGGCAGCGCCAGTGGCGGCGCGGACGCGACTGGGAGCAGCGCGGACGCTAAATCGGTGTCGGCTGCCAGCAATACGGACGCAGAGCCGGCGTCAAATGGCCACGCTGACAACGCTGCTGTGGCGACGAACGGGGACAGCCCAGACAGCAGTGCGGCGGGCGTACCAGTCAACGGCCGGGCTGAGACGGACATTGCTGAGGCTGACGACGACGCTCTGAGAGCGGCCATCGCCGAGGCCGTCGAAGCTGAGCAGTCGGCGGAGGTGACCGGAGCCACCGACGACGAGATGCCCTCAGATGTCGACGGTCCCGCCGTCTACGCTGACCTTCGAGCCGACATCGAGGAATTGGACCGAAAGACCTGCCGGATGCTCGCGTACTACCGGGAGCAGGGACCCGGGACGCCGCTAAACGCCCACTTCTCGGCGGGCGGCTCCGGCGACCGGACGGCGGCCTACGCGCGGAACAGGGAACTCCGGCTTCGCGGGCTGGTCGAACACGTCGGCCGTGGAAAGTACGACGCCCGGCTGGCGGCACTGGTCCGAGAGGAGAGCGACCGCGGACTCGACGACGACGAGGTCGAGTCGGTGATCTCTCGACTCGAATCGGCGTTTCTGGACGGAGACAGCGAGTGAAAAGTCCGCACTTCGACGACAGCGATTCTACAGCAGCGGTTCGACGAGGTCTTCGAGCGCCGCGCGCGGGTCGTCAGCTTTCGCAACGCCGCTTGCCAGCAGGACGCCGCTCGCGCCGAGGTCGCTCGCCGAGACGAGGTCCTCGCCGGTCGAGATGCCGGCCCCACAGAGCACGTCCACGTCGCCGTTGACGCGGGCGGCGGCGTCGACTGCGCCGGTCACGATGTCCGGGTCGGCCTTGCTGACGGGCGTGCCGGTCCCGATGAGTTCCGGGGGCTCGACGGCGACGCCGTCGGGGTCGAGCGCGGCGGCCGCGCCGATCTGTGCGGGGTTGTTCGCACAGACGATGGTTTCGAGGTCCGCGCGGTCGGCGGCGTCGAGCGCGCCGTCGATGTCCGCGAGCTTGAGGCGGTTCTCGGAGTGGTTCAGCAGCGTCCCGACAGCACCGGCGTCCGCAGCGGCCTCGGCGAGGGTGCTGCCGGTGTGGCTGCCGTGTTCGACGGCGCTGACGTGCTGGGCCCACGTCTCGACACCAGTCTCCGCCACAGCGCCGATCTGTGCGGCCTGTGGCGCGACGGCGACACGGACACCGGAATCGTCGCTGACGTCAGCAGCGGCGGTCGCTACTTCGACTGGATCACACGGGTACGCCTTCAGATTGACAAGGACGAACATACGAAACGCACCGGTTGCTGTGGGGAAATAGGTTGCGAAGCCGCCGTTTGGCGTCCCTACCACTCCGCCTTCGATTCTCCCGAACCACGGCTCGGGGATGACAGTTATTACGGTTCAGCCGAGACAAGAAACGAGACAAGCCGTGACAGCAGGGGATGATGACACACCGACCGTTCTGATAGTCGAGGACGAACAACATCTGGCTGACCTGTACACCGACTATCTGTCCGACCAGTATCACGTCCAGACGGCCTACAGCGGCGAAGAGGGCTTGGAACTGCTGTCGCCCGACATCGATGTCGTGCTGCTCGACCGCCGGATGCCGGTCGTCTCCGGCAACGAAGTGCTTGCACAGATCGAGGAGAAGGGGCTTCGATGCCGCGTCGCGATGGTGACCGCCATCGACCCCGACTTCGACATCATCGAGATGCGCGTCGACGACTACCTCGTCAAGCCTGTCACCCGGGACGACTTGCAGGAGGTCGTCGACCGACTGTACAAAATCCGGGAGTACAACAACCGACTCCGGACGCTCACGTCGAAAAAGCTCAAGCGCAATGTTCTCCGGGTCGAGAAGACCGACCGTGAACTCCAGGACAGCGAACGGTATCAGGCACTGCAGGACGAGATCGAGCGGATCTCGTCGAACGTCGAGTCACTCGCGAACGAACTCGATGTCGAGAAAGACGACCTCCAGCTGTGACCTAGTCCTTTCGTTTCACGACGTCGCCGAGCGTGTACTCGCCGTCACTGCTGCCGCCGGACCACTCCGTTTCGTCAGCGCTACCGCCGGCGCTCAGAGAGATTTCGAGCGCGCTTTCGAGCTTCTTTTGTACGTCGTCGCTGGGCAGCGAGTTGCCCTGTTCGAGCTTCCGGATGAGGCTCGCCTTCTCGTTGAGTTGCTTGGCGAGTTCCTCCTGGCTGAGGCCCTGTGACTCTCGGCCTTTGCGGATCCGGTCGTCGTAATCCTGTGCGATCTCGTCCATCTCGTCGAACATATCTCGGCGGCGGCCACCGGATCCGCCACCACCCGAGGAACTCGATGAGGAGGACGAACTCGACGACGATGACGAGGAGGACGACGTCGAGTACTTCGTCGACGTGGACGACGTCTCCTCCGTCTTGACCTCGGTGCCGAAGTCGGTACACTCGTCACAGACGTCGAGTTCGGCGCCCTCGATTTTGACGCGGTTCGGAGACGAAACCTCCGTTCCGCACATCTCGCACTGAACCATACCGACGGCTTGGACGGGGCGCGGTATAAATGGTGCGCTGGCTACTCCAGCGCGACCATCGCGTGATAGAACCGCTGGACGGCGGTAACGTGCCCAACGACGGCGAACACGACCAGCAACCAGCCGACCAGCGTCAGGCCGGCCAGTGCGGTCGGGACGAACGCCGCGACGCCTGTGACGACACCGACGAGCGCAAGCCGGTCGGCCCGCCCGAGCAGGCCGCCGTAGACGCGGTCGAGGCCGACCGCCTGAGCTTGCGTTCCGAGATAGGAGGTCATCAGGACGCCGGTAACAGCGGCGATGCCGAGCGCCCACTGGCCGACGCCGGCGGCGAGGCCGATGATGATGCCGATATCGGCGTAGCGGTCGAGCACGTGGTCCAGCAGGTCGCCGCCCGAGGACGCGACGTTCAGTTCTCGCGCGAGCGCCCCGTCCACGAGGTCGAGCCAGCCGTTCAGGAAGACGAGAACGGCACCGCCGAGATACAGCAGCGGCTCCCGCGTTGCGGCGGCGTACACCCCACCCGCGCCGAGCGCCAGCAGGAAGGCGATGACGCTGACGCCGTTGGGCGAGAGGCCGGCCACCTTCGCGGCGCTGACGAACGGGCCCAGCGCGCGGTCGGCCAGCGGGCGGAACTTGTCGAGTGTCATAGCCAGTCGATGTAGGAGACAGTGCCCGCGCTCGGCTCGCGCTCGCCAGCCACGACGGCCTGAATCTCTTGTGCCACCGCGTCGGGGTCCCGGTCCGTTGTCTCTATTTCGTAGACGGAATCCACGCCATGCTCTTCTACGGCTTCCCCGAGAATGACGTCGAGCGCTTCTGACTCCGCGTTCTCGTAGGCCTTCGAATCGTCGTCGCCGCGCTCTCGAAGTCGCTCGACGATGGTTTCGGGGTGCGCTCGCAGCACAATCACGCGGTCGGCGTCGAAGTGATGCGCGAGGTGGGATTCGAACAGCACGTCGTCGCGGCCGTCGAGCCACTCGGACAGCCTGTCGAGGTCGGCGACAAGGCTCCCACGGTCTTCGTCGATGCCCGTCGAGAACCCCTCGGCCTTGATGATGTCGTTGAGGTGGAAGACATCGAAGTCTGTGTCGAGGTGTTCCGCTGCCGTGGTCTTGCCCGTCCCCGGCGTGCCAGTAATGGCGACCCTCACGGCTCGACCACCTCGATGACCTCGTTCAGTACCGAGACGGCGCGCTCCGTGTCCTCGCGCGTCCCGCAGGTGATACGGATGCATTCGGGGAGCCCGAACGAGGAGCAGTCGCGGATGATGACGCCCCGTTCCTGGGCGGCGTCCGCGACGGCCGACGCGTCGCCGACCTCCGCGAGAATGAAGTTCCCCGCGCTGTCCCAGGTCGGCGCGTCGAGTTCCTCGGCGAGGTACTCCCGGGCCCACGCGGCAGTATCGACGGAGCGCTCGACGTGCTCGTCGTCGTCGAGCGCCGCCAGCCCGGCCCGGCAGGCGAGTTCGCTGGCTGAAAAGGGCGTGTTGATGCGGGCGTAGGCGTCGGCCCAGTCGTCCGGGACGACCGCGTAGCCAAGGCGAATCCCCGCGAGGCCGTAGGCCTTCGAGAACGTTCGCAGGAGCGCAACGTCGTCGCGGTTGTCCAGTAATGGCCGCTTGCTCGGTTTCTCGGTGAACTCCCCGTAGGCTTCGTCGACGACGACCAGCGTCTGCTCGTCGGTTTCCTCTGCGATAGTCCGGACCGCGTCGGTCGTGAACTCCGCGCCGGTGGGGTTGTGCGGGCTGGTGAGATAGACGATCCGCTCGCCGTCGTAATCTTTCAGGACGGTGTCGGCGGTCTGAGCGAAGTCGTCGGCCTTCGAGAGCGTGTACTCGTTGACCTCGCCGTGGTGATAGCGTGCGCTCATCGCGTAGTACGCGAAGCCCGGTGACGGGACGAGCACGTCCTGGCCGGGTTCGAGCATCGCCCGGGCGAGGCAGTCGAGCGCGCCGTCGCCGCCG
Proteins encoded in this window:
- a CDS encoding histidinol-phosphate transaminase produces the protein MEPRDLSAHTVYRAGRGIEEVARELGLDPDDMVKLASNENMYGPSPRAVEAIRGAAERMHSYPKASHADLVDELADMWDVTPEQVWLSNGGDGALDCLARAMLEPGQDVLVPSPGFAYYAMSARYHHGEVNEYTLSKADDFAQTADTVLKDYDGERIVYLTSPHNPTGAEFTTDAVRTIAEETDEQTLVVVDEAYGEFTEKPSKRPLLDNRDDVALLRTFSKAYGLAGIRLGYAVVPDDWADAYARINTPFSASELACRAGLAALDDDEHVERSVDTAAWAREYLAEELDAPTWDSAGNFILAEVGDASAVADAAQERGVIIRDCSSFGLPECIRITCGTREDTERAVSVLNEVIEVVEP
- a CDS encoding adenylate kinase, with the translated sequence MRVAITGTPGTGKTTAAEHLDTDFDVFHLNDIIKAEGFSTGIDEDRGSLVADLDRLSEWLDGRDDVLFESHLAHHFDADRVIVLRAHPETIVERLRERGDDDSKAYENAESEALDVILGEAVEEHGVDSVYEIETTDRDPDAVAQEIQAVVAGEREPSAGTVSYIDWL
- a CDS encoding triose-phosphate isomerase, translating into MFVLVNLKAYPCDPVEVATAAADVSDDSGVRVAVAPQAAQIGAVAETGVETWAQHVSAVEHGSHTGSTLAEAAADAGAVGTLLNHSENRLKLADIDGALDAADRADLETIVCANNPAQIGAAAALDPDGVAVEPPELIGTGTPVSKADPDIVTGAVDAAARVNGDVDVLCGAGISTGEDLVSASDLGASGVLLASGVAKADDPRAALEDLVEPLL
- a CDS encoding CDP-diacylglycerol--glycerol-3-phosphate 3-phosphatidyltransferase codes for the protein MTLDKFRPLADRALGPFVSAAKVAGLSPNGVSVIAFLLALGAGGVYAAATREPLLYLGGAVLVFLNGWLDLVDGALARELNVASSGGDLLDHVLDRYADIGIIIGLAAGVGQWALGIAAVTGVLMTSYLGTQAQAVGLDRVYGGLLGRADRLALVGVVTGVAAFVPTALAGLTLVGWLLVVFAVVGHVTAVQRFYHAMVALE
- a CDS encoding transcriptional regulator, producing the protein MVQCEMCGTEVSSPNRVKIEGAELDVCDECTDFGTEVKTEETSSTSTKYSTSSSSSSSSSSSSSSSSSGGGGSGGRRRDMFDEMDEIAQDYDDRIRKGRESQGLSQEELAKQLNEKASLIRKLEQGNSLPSDDVQKKLESALEISLSAGGSADETEWSGGSSDGEYTLGDVVKRKD
- a CDS encoding HoxA transcriptional regulator — its product is MTVITVQPRQETRQAVTAGDDDTPTVLIVEDEQHLADLYTDYLSDQYHVQTAYSGEEGLELLSPDIDVVLLDRRMPVVSGNEVLAQIEEKGLRCRVAMVTAIDPDFDIIEMRVDDYLVKPVTRDDLQEVVDRLYKIREYNNRLRTLTSKKLKRNVLRVEKTDRELQDSERYQALQDEIERISSNVESLANELDVEKDDLQL